A genomic window from Blastococcus saxobsidens DD2 includes:
- a CDS encoding bifunctional adenosylcobinamide kinase/adenosylcobinamide-phosphate guanylyltransferase → MIGRPRRTLVLGGARSGKSRHAEQLVARARRVEYVACGLPADGSDPEWDGRIALHRDRRRASWRTVETVDLGAVLGRPGPPVLVDCLSTWLARVMDDCGVWSDAAGADARLDAAVDALVTAWEGTRRRVVAVSNEVGSGVVPATASGRRYRDELGILNTRIAAASQRVWLLTAGLPQRLR, encoded by the coding sequence GTGATCGGCCGACCGCGCCGGACCCTCGTGCTCGGCGGTGCCCGGTCGGGCAAGTCCCGGCACGCCGAGCAGCTGGTCGCCCGGGCGCGGCGGGTCGAGTACGTGGCCTGCGGGCTGCCGGCCGACGGCAGCGACCCCGAGTGGGACGGCCGGATCGCCCTGCACCGCGACCGGCGTCGGGCGTCCTGGCGCACGGTCGAGACCGTCGACCTGGGAGCCGTGCTCGGCCGACCCGGCCCGCCGGTCCTCGTCGACTGCCTCTCCACCTGGCTGGCGCGGGTGATGGACGACTGCGGGGTGTGGTCCGACGCCGCGGGCGCCGATGCCCGGCTGGACGCGGCCGTCGATGCGCTGGTCACCGCCTGGGAGGGCACCCGCCGGCGGGTGGTCGCGGTGAGCAACGAGGTCGGGTCCGGGGTCGTGCCCGCCACCGCGTCGGGCCGCCGGTACCGCGACGAGCTCGGCATCCTGAACACGCGGATCGCGGCGGCCTCCCAGCGGGTGTGGCTGCTCACCGCCGGGCTGCCCCAGCGGCTGCGATGA
- the bluB gene encoding 5,6-dimethylbenzimidazole synthase, translating into MTWPRPVPVIGDRTHAAQRAADPAGWAFDADSVAALHAVVDARRDIRRYRPDPVPPALLRTVLGAGHRAPSVGHSQPWRFVVVTEQATRDRAAVLADRERLRQAELLSPDRRARLLDLQLEGIREAPVGVVVACDRRAHATGVLGRATFPDADLWSCACAIQNIWLAARAAGLGVGWVTLFQPADLAELLHLPEGVETLGWLCLGWPDERPPEPGLVRHGWSSRLSLDDVVLAERWPADGSPEAPVSHLAGPQPDAVVAGRDSGADLLAVPGSLGVLDRAVDRVLALPGVGPGTGTLVVVAGEHPVATAHRVSAYPASVTADVLAATRAGESLGAATARQAGLRVVAHHAVSPDRQGDLVTADALTPAAAAALVEEGRELGRELAAHGLVCLGEVGIGNTTVAAALACALLGLAPDDAVGLGAGADAAMLARKRAVVAGALERARAEHGTALGEPLTALAALGGPEVAVLAGLTLGAAAAGVPIVLDGLVTSVSAVVAVGLEPAAQTSLVAGQRSRERAHAEVLTELGLEPLLDLRLRSGEGVGAALAAQLLLTAVRARRTAGRVS; encoded by the coding sequence ATGACCTGGCCCCGGCCGGTCCCGGTGATCGGTGACCGCACCCATGCGGCGCAGCGCGCCGCCGACCCGGCGGGCTGGGCGTTCGACGCCGACAGCGTCGCGGCCCTGCACGCCGTCGTCGACGCCCGCCGCGACATCCGCCGCTACCGCCCCGACCCGGTGCCGCCGGCCCTGCTGCGGACGGTCCTCGGCGCCGGCCACCGTGCGCCGTCGGTCGGGCACTCGCAGCCGTGGCGCTTCGTCGTCGTCACCGAGCAGGCGACCCGGGACCGCGCGGCCGTGCTCGCCGACCGCGAGCGGCTCCGGCAGGCCGAGCTGCTCAGCCCCGACCGGCGGGCCCGGTTGCTCGACCTGCAGCTCGAGGGCATCCGCGAGGCGCCGGTGGGCGTCGTCGTCGCCTGCGACCGGCGGGCGCACGCCACCGGGGTGCTCGGCCGGGCCACCTTTCCCGACGCCGACCTGTGGAGCTGCGCCTGCGCCATCCAGAACATCTGGCTGGCCGCCCGCGCCGCGGGGCTGGGCGTGGGCTGGGTGACGCTGTTCCAGCCGGCCGACCTCGCTGAGCTGCTGCACCTTCCCGAGGGCGTCGAGACCCTCGGCTGGCTCTGCCTGGGCTGGCCCGACGAACGTCCGCCCGAGCCGGGGCTGGTGCGGCACGGCTGGTCGAGCCGGCTCTCGCTCGACGACGTGGTCCTCGCCGAGCGCTGGCCGGCCGACGGGAGCCCGGAGGCTCCCGTGTCGCACCTGGCCGGCCCGCAGCCGGACGCCGTGGTGGCCGGGCGCGACAGCGGCGCCGACCTGCTCGCCGTCCCCGGCTCGCTCGGCGTCCTGGACCGCGCCGTCGACCGGGTGCTCGCCCTGCCGGGCGTCGGGCCCGGCACCGGAACCCTGGTCGTGGTCGCCGGTGAGCACCCGGTGGCCACCGCGCACCGGGTGTCCGCCTATCCGGCGTCGGTCACCGCCGACGTGCTCGCCGCCACCCGCGCCGGGGAGTCGCTGGGTGCGGCGACGGCGCGGCAGGCGGGCCTCCGCGTGGTGGCGCACCACGCCGTCTCACCGGACCGGCAGGGCGACCTCGTCACCGCGGATGCGCTCACCCCGGCGGCGGCCGCGGCTCTCGTCGAGGAGGGTCGGGAGCTGGGCCGGGAGCTGGCCGCGCACGGTCTGGTCTGCCTCGGCGAGGTCGGCATCGGCAACACCACGGTGGCCGCCGCGCTGGCCTGCGCACTGCTGGGCCTCGCACCCGACGACGCGGTGGGGCTGGGCGCCGGTGCCGACGCCGCGATGCTCGCCCGGAAGCGCGCCGTCGTCGCCGGGGCGCTCGAGCGGGCCCGGGCCGAGCACGGAACCGCACTCGGGGAGCCGCTGACGGCACTCGCCGCACTCGGTGGGCCGGAGGTCGCCGTGCTGGCCGGGCTCACGCTCGGGGCGGCTGCGGCCGGCGTCCCGATCGTGCTCGACGGGCTGGTCACCTCCGTCTCGGCCGTCGTCGCCGTCGGCCTGGAACCGGCCGCGCAGACCTCGCTCGTCGCCGGCCAGCGCAGCCGCGAGCGGGCGCACGCCGAGGTGCTCACCGAGCTCGGTCTGGAGCCGCTGCTGGACCTGCGGCTGCGCTCGGGGGAGGGGGTCGGTGCGGCACTGGCCGCGCAGCTGCTGCTCACCGCGGTCCGTGCCCGGCGCACCGCCGGTCGGGTCTCGTGA